Proteins found in one Micromonospora sp. WMMD1082 genomic segment:
- a CDS encoding aldo/keto reductase, with protein sequence MTYRRLGDSGLVVSVVGIGCNNFGRKLDLDGTHAVVDAALDVGINFFDTADIYGEPHGASEAQLGAALKGRRDDVVVATKFGMSMGGGNGRDFGVRGSRRYVVRAVEASLRRLDTDYIDLYQFHEPDPGTPIDETLSALDDLVRAGKVRYLGNSNFTGWQIADADWTAKTRGLTRFVSAQNHYSLLNRDAEIEVLPACERFGLGMLPFFPLANGLLTGKYQRGEAPPAGSRLAGGGRYAQRLAAADWDTIEGIEAYAAERGVSMLHVAIGGLAAQPAVTSVIAGATTAEQVRANAEAGAWQPSEADLKALREVLDR encoded by the coding sequence ATGACCTATCGCCGGCTGGGCGACTCCGGGCTCGTGGTGTCCGTGGTGGGGATCGGCTGCAACAACTTCGGCCGCAAACTCGACCTCGATGGTACCCACGCGGTGGTCGACGCGGCCCTCGACGTCGGGATCAACTTCTTCGACACCGCCGACATCTATGGCGAGCCGCACGGGGCGTCGGAGGCGCAGCTCGGCGCGGCCCTCAAGGGCCGCCGGGACGACGTGGTGGTGGCGACCAAGTTCGGCATGTCGATGGGCGGCGGCAACGGGCGCGACTTCGGGGTACGCGGCTCGCGCCGGTACGTGGTGCGGGCGGTCGAAGCGTCGCTGCGCCGGCTGGACACCGACTACATCGACCTGTACCAGTTCCACGAGCCGGACCCGGGCACCCCGATCGACGAGACGCTGTCCGCCCTGGACGACCTGGTGCGGGCCGGCAAGGTGCGCTATCTGGGCAACTCCAACTTCACCGGCTGGCAGATCGCCGACGCCGACTGGACGGCGAAGACCCGGGGGCTGACCCGCTTCGTCAGCGCGCAGAACCACTACAGCCTGCTCAACCGGGACGCCGAGATCGAGGTGCTGCCCGCGTGCGAGCGGTTCGGCCTCGGCATGCTGCCGTTCTTCCCGCTCGCCAACGGGCTGCTCACCGGCAAGTACCAGCGCGGCGAGGCCCCGCCCGCCGGCAGCCGCCTCGCCGGCGGTGGCCGGTACGCCCAGCGCCTTGCCGCCGCCGACTGGGACACCATCGAGGGCATCGAGGCGTACGCCGCCGAGCGGGGCGTGTCGATGCTGCACGTGGCGATCGGCGGGCTGGCCGCCCAGCCGGCGGTCACCTCGGTCATCGCCGGTGCCACCACCGCCGAGCAGGTGCGGGCCAACGCCGAGGCCGGTGCCTGGCAGCCCAGCGAGGCCGACCTGAAGGCCCTGCGCGAGGTGCTCGACCGGTAG
- the thiE gene encoding thiamine phosphate synthase has product MPSLGRLHLITDTRPGRDPLAVLRAALLVAAPELVVQVRVEDTATDRQAYDLTRRVLDLCAPYGVTCLVNDRLDVALAAGAAGGHVGADDLPVAAARRVLGPAAVLGATAREPGAAVEAVAAGASYLGVGPCHATTTKDGLPPAIGVPGIRAVAEAVGVPVIAIGGVTAADVPALRAAGAYGVAVVGALSGAADPARAATELIGALAC; this is encoded by the coding sequence GTGCCGTCCCTGGGACGACTGCATCTGATCACCGACACCCGGCCCGGTCGGGATCCGCTCGCCGTGCTGCGGGCCGCCCTGCTGGTGGCCGCCCCCGAACTCGTGGTGCAGGTCCGGGTCGAGGACACCGCGACCGACCGGCAGGCGTACGACCTGACCCGGCGGGTGCTCGACCTCTGCGCGCCGTACGGGGTGACCTGCCTGGTCAACGACCGGCTGGACGTGGCGCTGGCGGCGGGCGCGGCCGGTGGCCACGTCGGCGCGGACGACCTGCCGGTCGCGGCGGCCCGTCGGGTGCTCGGCCCGGCCGCCGTGCTGGGTGCCACCGCCCGGGAACCGGGTGCGGCGGTCGAGGCGGTCGCCGCCGGCGCGAGCTACCTGGGCGTGGGCCCCTGTCACGCCACCACCACCAAGGACGGGCTGCCACCGGCGATCGGGGTGCCCGGCATCCGGGCGGTGGCCGAGGCGGTCGGCGTACCGGTGATCGCCATCGGGGGAGTGACGGCGGCGGACGTGCCCGCGTTGCGGGCCGCCGGCGCGTACGGGGTGGCGGTGGTCGGCGCGCTCTCCGGAGCCGCCGACCCCGCCCGC